In Triticum urartu cultivar G1812 chromosome 6, Tu2.1, whole genome shotgun sequence, the following proteins share a genomic window:
- the LOC125516920 gene encoding protein PHLOEM PROTEIN 2-LIKE A10-like: MIHFFRFFHSFPALVLSKLAASDHVSSAASALSESLASGALRAFSSHWAARGPDPPSPPLHDRILDRLLSPDGAGFASAVLGSFARNLVLSCRDPEAQPRAPGQPDWLAALCSDRGKEAAAELVRVFVSTAVAAYLDRTAAVRTSDQVLAGVTDPKHDAKLKDLLVSVCNGAVETFVRTSRQVTKEASISRAEAAVVQEVCNSGPSCVMERVSTTLAMPSNRRFVLDVTGRVTAEMVRSFLEFSTQRVSAGARKSIVVARDEITERGLVAVKYLSAKSMAIFTLCLTMCMHISVGMRFPLPA; this comes from the coding sequence ATGATCCACTTTTTTCGGTTCTTCCACTCCTTCCCCGCACTCGTCCTCTCCAAGCTCGCCGCCTCCGACCACgtctcctccgccgcctccgccctcTCCGAGTCGCTCGCCTCGGGGGCCCTTCGCGCCTTCTCCTCCCACTGGGCCGCCCGGGGCCCGGATCCTCCCTCCCCGCCGCTGCACGACCGGATCTTGGACCGCCTCCTCTCCCCCGACGGCGCCGGGTTCGCCTCCGCCGTCCTCGGGAGCTTCGCCAGGAACCTCGTGCTCTCCTGCCGTGATCCCGAGGCCCAGCCCCGCGCCCCTGGCCAGCCGGACTGGCTCGCCGCGCTGTGCAGCGACAGGGGCAAGGAGGCCGCCGCGGAGCTCGTCCGGGTGTTCGTCAGCACCGCCGTCGCCGCCTACCTCGACAGGACCGCGGCCGTGCGCACCTCCGACCAGGTGCTCGCAGGCGTCACTGACCCCAAGCACGACGCCAAGCTCAAGGACCTGCTCGTGTCCGTCTGCAACGGCGCCGTCGAGACGTTTGTCAGGACCTCACGGCAGGTCACAAAGGAGGCCTCCATTTCTCGAGCTGAAGCAGCAGTGGTGCAAGAGGTCTGCAATTCAGGTCCTAGCTGTGTAATGGAGAGAGTATCGACCACATTGGCCATGCCAAGCAACCGGAGGTTTGTGCTGGATGTCACGGGCAGGGTCACCGCAGAGATGGTCCGGTCATTCCTCGAGTTCTCGACTCAGCGGGTGTCCGCTGGTGCACGAAAGAGCATTGTCGTTGCCCGTGACGAAATCACCGAAAGGGGTCTCGTCGCCGTCAAGTACCTGAGCGCCAAGTCCATGGCCATCTTCACCTTATGCCTCACAATGTGCATGCACATTTCGGTTGGAATGAGGTTCCCGTTGCCGGCCTAG